Proteins encoded by one window of Engraulis encrasicolus isolate BLACKSEA-1 chromosome 21, IST_EnEncr_1.0, whole genome shotgun sequence:
- the LOC134437935 gene encoding zinc finger protein 883-like, whose amino-acid sequence MMKTEVDMMTNVLLDVSCLGSHHVSFQHTDTKSVKHEDDVLQVLVTEIKEDEDGLQGNLNVVKTEESVLQDLVMGIKKEEEDDVDDYGGAVTSTEQTSSSSREEIKAELLQDQDVKSDMSPVLSAEMKHPPPGLVSLFHLKRVSVRLIDCRKTPGLKGEIKTHKRRGRKPKPNRGKGKSKADRPYECDQCRSSFSRAEHLKLHQRIHTGERPYSCRQCGKRCSTTSSLKSHQRTHTGAKPYQCRLCGQRFTAAASLERHQHIHTGERPFPCSQCGKRFTAAVHLREHQVVHTVAQPYSCDECGQCFSFVANLKRHKRIHTGELRYQCQTCDRRFAHTNTLRLHQRTHTGERPYCCPKCGKAFSQASDVQRHMAVHTRDKLFECQQCGKRFSQAGNLRHHQRLHLGHKIYRCDQCGKHFAQAGALKVHKFRHTGEKPYQCSQCDKRFSDAQSLKRHQLVHSGDQPHRCNQCGKGFSLASNLRRHKQSHTGEKPHQCPRCHKHFTQKGTIKQHLRLYCRANRTAVR is encoded by the exons ATGATGAAGACTGAAGTCGACATGATGACCAACGTTTTGTTGGATGTGAGTTGTCTCGGGTCGCATCATGTCTCTTTTCAACATACCGACACGAAATCAGTG AAACACGAGGATGATGTCCTTCAGGTTCTAGTCACAGAAATTAAAGAAGATGAAGATGGGCTGCAGGGCAATCTCAATGTGGTg AAAACTGAGGAGAGTGTCTTGCAGGACCTAGTGATGGGAattaaaaaagaagaggaagatgatgttGATGATTATG GTGGAGCTGTCACCTCCACAGAgcagacctcctcctcctcacgtgAAGAAATCAAAGCTGAACTGCTGCAG GATCAAGATGTGAAATCGGACATGTCTCCAGTCCTGAGCGCTGAGATGAAACATCCTCCTCCAGGTCTGGTGTCTCTATTCCATCTGAAGAGAGTATCAGTGCGACTCATTGACTGCCGCAAAACACCAGGTCTGAAAGGAGAGATAAAGACCCACAAGAGACGAGGACGAAAACCAAAACCAAACAGAGGCAAAGGAAAGTCCAAAGCTG ATAGGCCCTACGAGTGTGATCAGTGCCGCAGCAGTTTTTCACGGGCAGAACATCTCAAACTACACCAGcgtattcacacaggagagaggccgtactcCTGCCGACAATGTGGAAAAAGATGCTCAACTACATCGAGTCTGAAATCACACcaacgcactcacacaggagcCAAGCCCTACCAGTGCCGTTTATGTGGGCAACGCTTCACAGCGGCAGCGAGTCTCGAACGACATCAGCACATTCACACGGGAGAGAGACCGTTTCCCTGCTCGCAGTGTGGAAAACGTTTTACGGCGGCAGTTCATCTCCGAGAGCATCAAGTTGTTCACACCGTAGCGCAGCCGTACTCATGCGACGAGTGTGGCCAGTGCTTCTCATTTGTTGCAAATCTCAAGCGCCACAAACGCATTCACACCGGAGAGCTGCGGTACCAGTGCCAGACGTGTGACAGACGCTTCGCACATACGAACACTCTGAGGctacaccagcgcactcacacggGAGAGAGGCCATATTGCTGTCCTAAATGCGGGAAAGCCTTCTCACAGGCGTCCGATGTCCAGCGCCACATGGCGGTGCACACCAGAGACAAGCTATTCGAGTGCCAACAGTGTGGCAAGCGCTTTTCGCAGGCGGGAAATCTCAGACACCACCAGCGTCTTCACTTGGGACATAAAATCTACCGCTGTGACCAATGTGGGAAGCATTTTGCGCAGGCAGGAGCTCTGAAAGTTCACAAGTTTCGTCACACTGGGGAGAAACCTTACCAGTGTTCACAATGTGATAAAAGGTTTTCTGATGCTCAGAGTCTCAAACGGCATCAGCTAGTTCACTCGGGAGACCAGCCGCATCGCTGTAATCAATGTGGTAAAGGATTCTCACTGGCATCAAATCTCAGACGCCACAAGCAGAGTCATACAGGAGAAAAACCCCACCAGTGCCCACGCTGTCATAAACACTTCACCCAGAAAGGAACTATCAAACAGCACCTACGTCTGTACTGTAGAGCGAACAGAACAGCAGTTAGATAA